The region GTGGCTAAAAGAAACCGGGGAGACACCGGTTATCACCAGCGCAAAAAAAACCAATAAATCAACAGCGCAATTAACCCAGTTATATAAAAACAAGGGCTATTTTAAGGCAACAGGTAAAGACTCTACCGAATATACATATAGAAAGGCCAAGGTGAAATACTATATTTCAACGGGCCCGGCATATTTCATTAATAAGATTGATTATGATATTAATTCGGAGGTGTTACGCAATCTATATGAGGAGGAGAAAGAGAAGTCATTCTTAATAAAAGGAGAACAGTTTGATATGTCGAACTTCTATCTGGAGCAAAACAGACTTTCTACATTATTCAAAAATTCAGGAGTATATAACTTTAAAAATATATTTATAAAGTTCGACGCTGATTCAAATTTAGCAGGGCATAAAGTGGACATAAAACTGTTAATTTCCGATTACCCTGTGGAAACTAAAAGTGGTGTAATATACGTTCCACACAAAAAGTATAAGGTAAATAAAGTAAACGTCTATACCGATCATCTTTTCGAAAACTATAAAAAGCCTGTTGTTGACTCTTTAGCCAAAGACAATTATTATTTTTTGGCAAAAACTAAAAACCGATATAAGACTAGAGCCCTTACAGATGCTATTTACTTTGAACCCGGAACTCTTTATAGCGATGAAGACAGGAAGATCACTTATAAGCTTCTAAGCAGTCTGGGGATTTTTAAGATGACAGATATAAAGATAAAAGAAGATACAACAGATATAAACAAGTCAGGATTAATAAGTGACATTTATCTGACCCCTTTAAAAAGAAACACAACAAAATTTGAGATAGAAGGTACTAATTCAAACACTTTAGGTTTTGGGGTCGCGTCTAATTTTTCCTTTACTAACCGCAACACTTTTGGAGGAGCAGAGATTTTTAATATATCGTTAAATGCAATGGCCGGGAATCAGAAAGAGGTAACTATTAATGATGATGCTATTTTTAATGCTTACCAGTACGGTTTACAGTTAAGTATGCAGTTTCCGAGGTTTTTGTTGCCTTTTAACAGTGAAAATTTAGTACCCAAAAGTATGCGTCCCCGTTCTACAATTAGGGGATCTTTGAACAATCAGCTAAATATAGGGTTGAGTAAAAACAGTTATAATTCATCAATAGATTATACCTGGAATCAATCTGAGACCAAAGAACACAATTTTAAATTATCTAACCTTCAGTATATTAAATACCTTAACAGCAAAGAAGATTATTTTCGAGCTAATAGAACGGAAAGTGAAAATATTAAGGAAGCTCAGGATGTATATTTGGAAATACATCCCGAATATGAAGATTTAGAAGGGACAAATGAACTTTATAAGATAATGTTAAATGATCCTGAATTTAAAAGTTTTGAGGTGTATTCTCCTTTTGCAAATTCTGTTCAACGGTTTCAGCGCTTAACTCAGGATTTCCTGATATCATCCACATCTTATTCATACACATATAATAATCAACGTATGGATAAGGAGCATAGCTTTCTTTATTTCAAAGGAGAAGCAGAACTGGCAGGAACTTTGTTTACTTTATATGATAAAATAAGCCCTCTCGATAAATTAAATAATCCTCAAGGGGAAATAAGTAAAACAGTTTTTGGACTTCCTTATGCACAATTTGTAAAGCTGGATCTTGATTTCAGGAAATATTGGCGATTGAACTCTACAGACAGAATTGCTTTTAGAGCACTAACAGGATTATCATTACCTTTCGGAAATTCGTCTGATATACCTTTTGAAAGATCGTATTTTGCAGGAGGAGTAAGCGATGTAAGGGCGTGGATGCCTTATGAGTTAGGTCCTGGAGGTGTTCAGGATTATCCTTTCGATTATTCGTATGATAAATTTAAAATGACATTCGGACTGGAGTACCGTGTAAAGATATTCGGAAAGCTTCACGGTGCGTTATTTGTTGATGCCGGTAATATTTGGGGAATTGGGAACGATATTCCTGAAACTAATTTTAGATTGGATTCATTCTATAAACAACTCGGCGTTGGTACTGGTTTTGGAGCCAGATATGATTTTACCTTTTTTGTATTTAGATTCGATTTCGGCTACAAAACTTTTGACCCCAGTAAAGAAGCAGGGAAACGGTGGGTTATTAGAAATCAAACTTTTTTCAGTCCACAGGTTAATTTTGCCGTAGGTTATCCTTTTTAAATATACCTTGTATATTTCTCATTGTCTCCCTGTATTAACTCTTTGTTACTTAGGTGTTTGTTGTAGGTTACTTAAAGTGTAGGGCGTTTAACTTTTAGCTTATTCAAATTAATAATATTTGCGGATATTATCGTAACTTTCATCTGTGAATAATTTTATGTTTTGGTCAGATGGTGTTCACAAGACAAAATTTTATCATTCCCCT is a window of Bacteroidota bacterium DNA encoding:
- a CDS encoding BamA/TamA family outer membrane protein; protein product: MKNLFTNILFILILLTALSSCISTKRVEDGDYLLEHNLVFINGKRNFELEPQQYIKQHPNQTFFGFYPFYLHVYNLADIDPVKEVDKLKFENQKTVKFLEKAFSPKSVKGLEEDYISIQEWLKETGETPVITSAKKTNKSTAQLTQLYKNKGYFKATGKDSTEYTYRKAKVKYYISTGPAYFINKIDYDINSEVLRNLYEEEKEKSFLIKGEQFDMSNFYLEQNRLSTLFKNSGVYNFKNIFIKFDADSNLAGHKVDIKLLISDYPVETKSGVIYVPHKKYKVNKVNVYTDHLFENYKKPVVDSLAKDNYYFLAKTKNRYKTRALTDAIYFEPGTLYSDEDRKITYKLLSSLGIFKMTDIKIKEDTTDINKSGLISDIYLTPLKRNTTKFEIEGTNSNTLGFGVASNFSFTNRNTFGGAEIFNISLNAMAGNQKEVTINDDAIFNAYQYGLQLSMQFPRFLLPFNSENLVPKSMRPRSTIRGSLNNQLNIGLSKNSYNSSIDYTWNQSETKEHNFKLSNLQYIKYLNSKEDYFRANRTESENIKEAQDVYLEIHPEYEDLEGTNELYKIMLNDPEFKSFEVYSPFANSVQRFQRLTQDFLISSTSYSYTYNNQRMDKEHSFLYFKGEAELAGTLFTLYDKISPLDKLNNPQGEISKTVFGLPYAQFVKLDLDFRKYWRLNSTDRIAFRALTGLSLPFGNSSDIPFERSYFAGGVSDVRAWMPYELGPGGVQDYPFDYSYDKFKMTFGLEYRVKIFGKLHGALFVDAGNIWGIGNDIPETNFRLDSFYKQLGVGTGFGARYDFTFFVFRFDFGYKTFDPSKEAGKRWVIRNQTFFSPQVNFAVGYPF